A genomic window from Sorex araneus isolate mSorAra2 chromosome 2, mSorAra2.pri, whole genome shotgun sequence includes:
- the HSPA13 gene encoding heat shock 70 kDa protein 13, producing the protein MAGEMTILGSAVLTLLLAGYLAQQYLPLPTPKVIGIDLGTTYCSVGVFYPGTGKVKVIPDENGHSSIPSMVSFTDSDVYVGYDSLELADSNPQNTIYDAKRFIGKIFTPEELEAEIGRYPFKVLNKNGLVEFSVTSNETITVSPEYVGSRLLLKLKEMAEEYLGMPVINAVISVPAEFDLKQRNATIEAANLAGLKILRVINEPTAAAMAYGLHKVDVFHVLVIDLGGGTLDVSLLNKQGGMFLTRAMSGNNKLGGQDFNQRLLQYLYKQIHQTYGFLPSKKEEIHRLRQAVEMVKLNLTLQPSAQLSVLLTVEEEATKGPQNSDTGLQHDRLSPADGHHGKGVFGTDLNDKKSGENHVLFKTEISRQLFDTLNEDLFQKILVPIQQVLKEGHLEKSEIDEVVLVGGSTRIPRIRQVIQEFFGKDPNTSVDPDLAVVTGVAIQAGIDGGSWPLQVSALEIPNKHLQKTNFN; encoded by the exons ATGGCCGGAGAGATGACGATCTTAG GATCAGCTGTTTTGACTCTCCTATTGGCTGGCTATTTGGCACAACAGTATTTACCATTGCCTACCCCTAAAGTGATTGGCATTGACCTTGGTACCACCTACTGTTCTGTTGGGGTATTTTATCCTGGCACAGGAAAAGTAAAGGTTATTCCCGATGAAAATGGGCATAGCAGCATACCCAGCATGGTATCCTTTACGGACAGTGATGTATATGTGGGGTATGACAGCTTAGAGCTGGCAGATTCAAATCCACAAAACACAATATACGATGCCAAAAGATTCATAGGCAAGATTTTTACCCCAGAAGAACTGGAGGCCGAAATTGGCAGATACCCTTTTAAG GTTTTAAACAAAAATGGGCTGGTTGAGTTTTCTGTGACAAGTAATGAGACCATCACCGTTTCCCCAGAATATGTTGGGTCTAGACTGTTATTGAAATTAAAGGAAATGGCAGAAGAATATCTTGGAATGCCAGTTATCAATGCTGTTATCTCTGTACCAGCAGAATTTGATCTAAAACAGAGAAATGCAACAATTGAAGCTGCCAACCTTGCAG GACTGAAGATCTTAAGGGTGATAAATGAACCTACCGCAGCCGCTATGGCCTATGGTCTCCACAAGGTTGATGTCTTTCATGTCTTGGTGATAGATTTGGGTGGAGGAACACTAGATGTGTCACTGCTGAATAAACAAGGAGGAATGTTTCTGACTCGAGCAATGTCTG GAAACAATAAACTTGGAGGACAGGACTTCAATCAGAGATTGCTTCAGTACTTATATAAGCAGATCCATCAAACATATGGCTTCTTGCCTTCTAAGAAAGAAGAAATCCACAGATTAAGACAAGCTGTAGAAATGGTCAAATTAAATCTGACTCTTCAACCATCTGCTCAGCTATCAGTATTACTAACTGTGGAGGAAGAGGCAACCAAGGGACCTCAGAATAGTGACACTGGACTGCAACATGACAGACTTTCCCCAGCCGACGGTCACCATGGAAAAGGTGTGTTTGGAACTGACCTTAATGACAAGAAAAGTGGAGAAAATCACGTTTTATTCAAAACAGAAATATCACGGCAGCTCTTTGATACCCTTAATGAAGATCTATTCCAGAAAATACTTGTGCCCATTCAGCAAGTTTTGAAAGAAGGCCACTTGGAAAAGAGTGAGATCGATGAGGTGGTATTGGTTGGGGGCTCGACTCGTATTCCTCGAATCCGCCAAGTCATTCAGGAGTTCTTTGGGAAGGATCCTAATACTTCTGTGGACCCTGACCTGGCAGTGGTGACTGGAGTGGCTATCCAGGCAGGGATTGATGGAGGCTCCTGGCCTCTCCAAGTCAGTGCTTTAGAAATTCCCAATAAGCATCTGCAAAAGACCAACTTCAACTGA